Proteins encoded within one genomic window of Granulicella pectinivorans:
- a CDS encoding ubiquinol-cytochrome c reductase iron-sulfur subunit has protein sequence MSEPLQGPSIEESPEQKAADHTRRTFLFKLAVGLNALVGTVLAVPLVGYLLGPAMKKSSSSGAWVTLGSAKDFPVGETKLVDFESPVRSLGDGETGKVACWVRRVSAEQFQVFAINCAHLGCPVRWFAQSKLFMCPCHGGAYYEDGSRASGPPERGLFEYKYKLDGDSLSIHAGDMPTLATQASCKDKPLIQIEPATAETRSKPWQA, from the coding sequence ATGAGCGAACCATTGCAAGGCCCCAGCATCGAAGAATCACCAGAACAGAAGGCAGCCGACCACACCCGCCGCACCTTCCTGTTCAAACTGGCCGTAGGCCTGAACGCTCTCGTCGGCACCGTGCTCGCCGTGCCGCTCGTCGGCTATCTGCTCGGGCCGGCCATGAAAAAAAGCTCAAGTTCAGGTGCCTGGGTAACACTTGGTTCTGCGAAGGATTTCCCCGTCGGTGAGACCAAGCTCGTGGACTTCGAGAGTCCCGTCAGGAGCCTCGGCGATGGCGAGACCGGCAAGGTAGCTTGCTGGGTCCGGCGTGTCTCCGCCGAGCAGTTCCAGGTCTTCGCCATCAACTGCGCTCATCTTGGCTGTCCGGTCCGCTGGTTCGCGCAATCGAAGCTCTTTATGTGTCCATGTCATGGTGGAGCCTACTACGAAGATGGCTCGCGCGCCTCCGGCCCACCCGAGCGCGGCCTCTTCGAATACAAGTACAAGCTCGATGGAGATTCCCTGTCGATCCACGCCGGAGACATGCCGACACTTGCAACGCAGGCCTCCTGCAAGGACAAGCCCCTCATCCAGATCGAGCCGGCTACTGCCGAAACGAGGTCCAAGCCATGGCAAGCCTGA
- a CDS encoding cytochrome c oxidase assembly protein has translation MSDAAQDIFAEWSLPLSLTLTILVTAILYVRGWFAIRKTRSAQFHSLRLVSFLAGLATLWLAIGSPLDGFADAMLSAHMCEHLLLMSVVPPLLLYGWPVVPLLRGLPAVVRAVIGPFIRSASLRRLEHWLVTPLVAWLAMNITFLGWHVPAAYDFALEHENWHDFEHICFLGTSILFWWCILRPWPSARRSKSWGILIYLISADIVNTLLSAFLSFCGRPIYPYYSGRPNPLHLTSIDDQILGAVIMWVLGSLAFLIPAVLIAYELIEPKRHTTNSVISSHNSSLFGRRV, from the coding sequence ATGTCCGATGCGGCCCAAGACATCTTCGCGGAGTGGTCCCTGCCTCTCTCGCTGACCCTCACAATCCTGGTGACGGCGATCCTCTATGTGCGGGGCTGGTTCGCCATCCGAAAGACACGCTCCGCCCAGTTCCATAGCCTGCGCCTCGTATCCTTCCTCGCCGGCCTCGCAACTCTCTGGCTTGCCATTGGTTCACCTCTCGATGGCTTCGCCGACGCCATGCTCAGCGCGCATATGTGCGAGCATCTCCTCCTGATGTCCGTAGTCCCACCGCTTCTGCTCTACGGGTGGCCGGTGGTCCCGCTTCTGCGTGGGCTACCCGCGGTCGTGCGTGCAGTCATCGGTCCCTTCATACGTTCAGCGTCCTTGCGCCGTTTAGAGCACTGGCTCGTCACGCCGCTGGTTGCATGGCTCGCCATGAACATCACCTTCCTCGGCTGGCACGTTCCTGCCGCCTATGACTTCGCACTCGAGCATGAGAACTGGCATGACTTCGAACACATCTGCTTCCTGGGCACATCCATCCTCTTCTGGTGGTGCATCCTCCGGCCCTGGCCTTCTGCGCGACGAAGCAAGAGCTGGGGTATCCTGATCTACCTCATCTCTGCCGATATCGTGAACACCCTGCTCTCGGCCTTCCTGTCCTTCTGCGGTAGGCCCATCTATCCGTACTACTCTGGAAGGCCTAATCCATTGCATCTCACGTCGATCGACGACCAGATCCTGGGAGCGGTCATCATGTGGGTTCTGGGATCCTTGGCCTTTCTCATCCCTGCCGTGCTGATTGCCTATGAGTTGATCGAGCCGAAGAGACACACAACCAACTCCGTGATTTCTTCCCATAACTCGTCCCTGTTCGGGAGGCGCGTGTAG
- a CDS encoding cytochrome c oxidase subunit 3, with amino-acid sequence MNEAAIIPQSEIEVWKLPSRGIVGMACLILAEAAIFIIFVVAYLFYVGKSLSGPTPQDVLSLPIFTSICLLSSSITVHLAVNALHKGARSLCSLWLAATVLLGGIFLAGTGMEWYHLIYHDGLTIRTNLFGTTFYSLVGLHATHVIIGLFMLSLALFFSLRGQLGGSKHTERLEVISLYWHFVDAVWIVVFLVVYVFGR; translated from the coding sequence ATGAACGAAGCAGCCATCATTCCGCAAAGTGAGATCGAAGTTTGGAAGCTGCCCTCGCGCGGCATCGTCGGAATGGCATGCCTGATCCTCGCCGAGGCGGCCATCTTCATCATCTTCGTGGTCGCGTATCTCTTTTACGTGGGCAAGAGTCTCTCCGGCCCCACACCGCAGGATGTCCTCAGCCTACCTATCTTCACCAGCATCTGCCTCCTGTCGAGCAGTATCACGGTCCATCTTGCGGTCAATGCGCTGCACAAGGGAGCGCGTAGCCTCTGCTCGCTCTGGCTCGCCGCAACCGTCCTGCTCGGTGGAATCTTCCTCGCAGGCACCGGCATGGAGTGGTATCACCTCATCTATCACGATGGGTTGACCATCCGCACGAATCTCTTCGGCACAACCTTCTACTCGCTCGTTGGGCTGCATGCGACACATGTGATCATCGGCCTCTTCATGCTTTCACTTGCTCTCTTCTTCTCGCTGCGCGGCCAGTTGGGTGGCAGCAAGCATACGGAGCGGCTCGAGGTCATTTCGCTGTACTGGCACTTCGTCGACGCAGTATGGATCGTTGTCTTTCTCGTGGTCTATGTCTTCGGCCGATAA
- the ctaD gene encoding cytochrome c oxidase subunit I — translation MATQTTATAVLDLTPQPPGRKLLLEVLHDWVVTVDHKKIGLMYIGYALIFLVVAGAEAILIRIQLGLPNLHFLSPQAFNRLFTMHGTTMVFFVGMPILFGFGNYLIPLMIGARDMAFPRLNAFSFWISSFGGTLLYFSFLGGDGLYGAGSAPDVGWWAYAPLTSHAFSPGHSTDYWTLAVLLSGVGTIGTALNIVSTVICMRCPGMKLNRMPLLVWLYLVTSMLVFVTVSPLTAAQIMLMLDRYLGSHFFDTQAGGSAVLWMHFFWIFGHPEVYVLVLPAFAFANEIIPVFSRKAIFGYAAMVAASVGIGFISLSVWAHHMFTVGMGAGANTFFTLATMIIAVPTGIKIFNWLATLWGGKIQFTTAMMFAIGFLFQFLLAGLTGIMLSAAPFDWQLGNSYFVVAHFHYVLVGAILFMLFAAFYYWYPKMTGRMLSEKLGKWHFWIFLIGFHLTFDLMHIPGILGMPRRIYTYEADRGWTMLNMLISCGGFIQAIGTLVFVYNMVWSYFKGPIAGPDPWDAWTLEWSTTSPPPSYNFAKIPVVESRRPLWDLKHPEDSDGQYE, via the coding sequence ATGGCTACCCAGACGACAGCGACTGCTGTGCTCGACCTGACTCCACAACCTCCCGGGCGCAAGCTTCTGCTTGAAGTCCTGCACGATTGGGTGGTCACGGTCGATCACAAGAAGATCGGGCTGATGTACATCGGCTACGCCCTCATCTTTCTGGTTGTGGCCGGGGCGGAAGCAATTTTGATCCGCATCCAACTGGGCCTTCCCAATCTTCACTTCCTGTCGCCCCAGGCCTTCAACCGTCTCTTCACAATGCACGGCACGACGATGGTCTTCTTCGTCGGTATGCCAATTCTCTTCGGCTTCGGCAACTACCTGATTCCGCTGATGATCGGTGCGCGCGATATGGCGTTTCCGCGGTTGAATGCTTTCAGCTTCTGGATCTCTTCGTTCGGCGGCACGCTGCTTTACTTCAGCTTTCTCGGCGGGGATGGCCTGTACGGTGCCGGTAGTGCGCCGGATGTCGGCTGGTGGGCGTATGCGCCACTTACCTCACATGCCTTCTCGCCTGGCCACAGCACAGACTATTGGACACTCGCCGTGCTCCTGAGCGGCGTCGGCACCATCGGCACAGCCCTCAACATCGTTTCCACGGTCATTTGCATGCGTTGCCCCGGCATGAAGCTCAACCGCATGCCTCTGCTGGTGTGGCTCTATCTCGTCACCTCGATGCTGGTCTTCGTCACGGTCAGCCCGCTCACCGCCGCGCAGATCATGCTCATGCTTGACCGGTATCTCGGCTCTCACTTCTTTGATACCCAGGCCGGCGGCTCCGCGGTGCTGTGGATGCACTTCTTCTGGATCTTCGGACATCCCGAAGTGTATGTGCTCGTCCTTCCTGCCTTCGCCTTCGCCAACGAGATCATCCCGGTCTTCTCACGTAAGGCGATCTTCGGATACGCCGCCATGGTCGCGGCCTCCGTGGGTATCGGCTTCATCAGTCTCAGCGTCTGGGCCCACCACATGTTCACGGTCGGCATGGGCGCAGGAGCGAACACGTTCTTTACGCTCGCGACGATGATCATCGCCGTCCCGACCGGCATCAAGATCTTCAATTGGCTCGCTACGCTGTGGGGCGGCAAGATTCAGTTCACCACGGCGATGATGTTTGCCATCGGCTTTCTGTTCCAGTTCCTCCTTGCCGGGCTCACCGGCATCATGCTCTCAGCGGCTCCCTTTGACTGGCAGCTTGGCAACTCGTACTTCGTCGTCGCGCACTTCCACTATGTTCTGGTCGGTGCGATCCTTTTCATGCTCTTTGCAGCCTTCTATTACTGGTACCCCAAGATGACCGGCCGCATGTTGAGCGAAAAGCTCGGCAAATGGCACTTCTGGATCTTTCTCATCGGCTTCCATCTCACCTTTGACCTCATGCACATCCCCGGAATTCTCGGCATGCCGCGCAGGATCTACACCTACGAGGCGGACCGAGGCTGGACGATGCTTAACATGCTCATCTCCTGCGGCGGCTTTATCCAGGCCATCGGCACACTGGTCTTCGTCTACAACATGGTGTGGTCCTACTTCAAGGGCCCCATCGCCGGACCGGACCCATGGGACGCCTGGACGCTGGAGTGGTCGACGACTTCGCCACCGCCGTCCTATAACTTCGCCAAAATTCCCGTTGTCGAGAGCCGCCGGCCACTCTGGGATCTCAAGCATCCCGAAGACAGTGATGGTCAATATGAGTAG
- a CDS encoding c-type cytochrome: MAFASAGCRNAPGRPGPEPEVGRPEQLVRFAPLYQQNCAGCHGSGGKNGAAISLANPVYLTIAGPKNIERVTRDGVPGTMMPAFGKHAGGMLTDQQISILALGMLDTWGHSDTPAPPYQSAAPGDPIQGQKAFTVFCARCHGADATGKTKDTSSLVDPAYLALVSDQSLRTAILAGQSERGMPDWRSDLIGANARPMTDQEITDTVAWIASHRIATPGQPYQKSE; this comes from the coding sequence GTGGCTTTTGCCAGCGCGGGCTGTAGGAACGCGCCCGGCAGACCTGGCCCTGAGCCCGAGGTCGGCAGACCCGAGCAGCTTGTCCGCTTCGCGCCACTCTATCAACAAAACTGCGCCGGCTGCCATGGAAGCGGTGGGAAGAATGGTGCGGCCATTTCGCTGGCAAACCCTGTCTACCTTACGATCGCAGGCCCCAAGAATATCGAGCGCGTCACACGCGATGGAGTCCCCGGTACGATGATGCCGGCCTTTGGCAAACATGCCGGAGGCATGTTGACCGATCAACAGATCTCCATCCTCGCGCTGGGCATGCTCGATACCTGGGGACACTCCGATACACCAGCCCCGCCTTATCAAAGTGCCGCTCCTGGCGATCCGATCCAGGGTCAGAAGGCCTTCACCGTCTTCTGCGCCCGCTGCCACGGTGCCGATGCCACAGGCAAGACGAAGGACACCAGCTCGCTCGTCGACCCAGCCTACCTCGCATTGGTGAGCGATCAGAGCTTACGCACCGCCATCCTTGCCGGCCAATCGGAGCGAGGCATGCCCGACTGGCGTAGCGACCTCATTGGTGCCAACGCGAGACCGATGACCGATCAGGAGATCACCGACACCGTAGCGTGGATCGCCAGTCATCGCATTGCCACGCCAGGCCAGCCGTACCAGAAGAGCGAGTAA
- the coxB gene encoding cytochrome c oxidase subunit II, with amino-acid sequence MLLDTRMDEHGLGFVMRLCAPFRRKLADFHSPTSIFDPAGTPAHSIFGLSMLVLGITTALFLVVGGLLLYVLLRFRHRPSDPLAQQEPAQIYGSKQIELSWTVIPILIVVMLFLATARVILATERAKKPAAALDVVVIGHQFWWEYRYPKLGIVTANELHIPVSDPKHPTPTYLTMSSADTDHSFWIPRLAGKMDLIPNKVNTMWIDPPDQGLYLGQCAQYCGTQHAKMLLRVYADTPAEFAAWTAHQHAPAVEDPTVAAGKKVFQQNACISCHAIAGTVATGRFGPDLTHVGSRDTIASGAVPNTPANLRAFVANPAHFKPGVLMPPMHLNDRDLDAVAAYLVTLK; translated from the coding sequence ATGCTCCTTGATACTCGGATGGACGAGCATGGCCTTGGGTTTGTCATGCGGTTGTGCGCCCCCTTTCGCCGAAAGCTTGCTGACTTCCACAGCCCTACGAGCATCTTCGACCCGGCAGGCACACCCGCTCATTCCATCTTCGGTCTTTCGATGCTTGTGTTGGGTATCACAACGGCACTCTTCCTGGTCGTAGGGGGACTTCTTCTCTACGTTCTTCTGCGCTTTCGGCATCGGCCCTCCGATCCACTCGCCCAGCAGGAGCCAGCGCAGATCTACGGCAGCAAGCAGATCGAGCTGTCATGGACTGTGATTCCGATCCTGATTGTGGTGATGTTGTTTCTCGCCACTGCCCGCGTCATCCTCGCGACGGAACGAGCCAAAAAGCCCGCTGCGGCTTTGGACGTCGTGGTGATCGGTCACCAGTTCTGGTGGGAATACCGCTACCCGAAGCTTGGGATCGTCACGGCGAATGAACTTCACATTCCGGTGAGTGATCCGAAGCATCCGACGCCGACGTATCTCACCATGTCTTCTGCGGATACCGACCATAGCTTCTGGATTCCTCGACTGGCCGGCAAAATGGATCTGATCCCGAACAAGGTCAACACCATGTGGATCGATCCACCGGATCAGGGGCTCTACCTCGGTCAATGCGCACAGTACTGCGGAACGCAACACGCGAAGATGTTGTTGCGCGTATATGCCGATACGCCTGCTGAATTCGCCGCGTGGACCGCTCATCAGCACGCACCCGCGGTCGAGGATCCGACTGTGGCCGCAGGCAAGAAGGTCTTCCAGCAGAACGCCTGCATCAGTTGCCACGCCATCGCAGGCACCGTGGCCACGGGCAGGTTCGGTCCGGACCTGACGCACGTTGGAAGCCGTGACACGATCGCCTCTGGAGCAGTCCCGAACACGCCTGCCAATCTGCGTGCCTTTGTGGCTAACCCAGCACACTTCAAGCCTGGTGTACTGATGCCGCCGATGCACCTGAACGATCGCGATCTGGATGCCGTAGCAGCTTATCTCGTGACTCTTAAGTAG
- a CDS encoding cytochrome b N-terminal domain-containing protein yields MASLKERGLAAGLKTYDWIEHRLGLIKPMADAAAHPTPANNASWWYVFGSAATVLLIMQVMTGILLALIYSPSANEAWSSLQFLNHNVALGWYVRALHGWGSDFMIAIVLIHMAQVFLFGAYKFPRELTWIVGVVLLLLTLGMAFTGQVMRFDQDAYWGLGIGASIMSRVPLLGEPLVHLMLGGPIVGAATLSRFFTLHVFVIPGLLLGGVGVHVWMVLRHGVSDWPMPGRIVSKSTYEREYHELTEKTGIPFVPDAAWKDAVFAAAIMFAVMACAFFFGPFGPGGPPDPTIIQTAPKPDFPFLWIYAVLAFLPPSIETPVILVVPVLGIAALLLLPLFASEGERHWAKRPIAVLTVSVLAVSLGIFTRLGTYTPWSPIMDAWTADPVPVKYLHDRTPLEIQGALVLQDKQCRNCHALEGKGGQRGPALDQVATRMTQDQIIRQVLQGGGNMPAYGNALNPSETQALVLFLMTLRGDNLAPARDASRDLAHVSELQVPEKKAP; encoded by the coding sequence ATGGCAAGCCTGAAGGAGCGCGGCCTAGCCGCCGGACTGAAAACCTACGACTGGATCGAGCATCGCCTTGGTCTCATCAAGCCGATGGCCGACGCGGCCGCGCACCCAACCCCTGCCAACAACGCGAGCTGGTGGTATGTCTTCGGCAGCGCCGCCACCGTGCTCCTCATCATGCAGGTGATGACCGGCATCCTGCTCGCATTGATCTACAGCCCCTCCGCGAACGAGGCCTGGAGCAGCCTTCAGTTTCTGAACCACAACGTCGCTCTGGGCTGGTATGTCCGAGCCCTCCACGGCTGGGGCTCCGACTTCATGATCGCCATCGTGCTCATCCACATGGCGCAGGTCTTCCTCTTCGGAGCCTACAAGTTCCCGCGTGAGCTCACGTGGATCGTCGGCGTCGTTCTCCTGTTGCTTACTCTTGGCATGGCTTTCACCGGACAAGTCATGCGCTTCGATCAAGACGCCTACTGGGGCCTGGGCATCGGCGCTTCCATCATGAGCCGTGTACCGTTGCTCGGCGAGCCCTTGGTTCACCTCATGCTTGGCGGCCCGATCGTCGGTGCCGCAACGCTCTCGCGTTTCTTCACACTCCACGTCTTCGTCATCCCCGGCCTCTTGCTCGGCGGCGTCGGCGTTCATGTCTGGATGGTCCTTCGTCACGGCGTCAGCGATTGGCCCATGCCCGGGCGCATCGTCAGCAAGTCGACCTACGAGCGCGAGTACCACGAGCTTACCGAGAAGACCGGGATCCCCTTCGTGCCCGACGCCGCATGGAAGGATGCGGTCTTCGCCGCCGCCATCATGTTCGCCGTCATGGCCTGTGCCTTCTTCTTCGGCCCCTTTGGTCCCGGCGGCCCACCCGATCCAACCATCATTCAGACGGCGCCGAAGCCTGACTTTCCCTTCCTCTGGATCTATGCGGTTCTTGCGTTCCTGCCACCATCGATCGAGACACCCGTCATCCTCGTCGTCCCCGTCCTCGGCATCGCTGCGCTTCTTCTTCTGCCGCTCTTCGCGAGCGAAGGCGAGCGCCACTGGGCCAAGCGGCCCATCGCCGTCCTTACCGTCTCTGTACTTGCCGTAAGCCTCGGCATCTTCACACGCCTCGGCACCTACACTCCGTGGAGCCCAATCATGGACGCATGGACCGCCGACCCCGTCCCGGTAAAGTATCTGCACGACCGCACTCCGCTGGAGATCCAAGGTGCCCTGGTCCTCCAGGACAAGCAGTGCCGTAACTGTCACGCTTTGGAAGGAAAGGGAGGCCAGCGCGGTCCTGCTCTCGACCAGGTCGCGACACGCATGACGCAGGACCAGATCATCCGTCAGGTTCTGCAGGGAGGAGGCAATATGCCTGCCTATGGCAACGCGCTCAATCCATCCGAGACTCAGGCGCTTGTCCTCTTTCTCATGACCCTCCGCGGTGATAACCTCGCACCCGCGAGGGATGCTTCGCGTGATCTCGCGCACGTCAGTGAACTGCAGGTCCCCGAGAAGAAAGCTCCGTAA